The following proteins come from a genomic window of Chitinivibrionales bacterium:
- a CDS encoding TolC family protein has product MRIPFSFFPAVLVVLRAGFGFGEGVAARSSEGGAFPVHILEWQAQELSVECRHEAAVPEALDLATALSLALRHNPSLAACSTEIRAREAAALQAGLLPNPELEGEMGNLGGSNELRSLEGTEMTVGISQRVEPAGKRRKRRVVAEHEKQLAAWDYQIKKLDILAATATAFIEVLVAQKQVALNDELFDIANKTASAVSEKAAAGKISPVEKSRALIELAAARTDAAGAGRELEAARRRLAGFWGADHAAFSHVEGELNGLSTVPSEDSLKVLLPQNPDLARRRTAIVRSKARFSKARTEAVPDLTLRAGFKRSLETPDQTFMVGLSLPIPVFDRNRGGIKEARARMQKTKLEKEAAQIALSTALSDAWHHLAAAHAENVSLREEVLPAAITTYESTELGYREGKFDFLQMLDAQRTLFLIRQRYLDSLEECHLAAVEVERLTGMPVNNIVKKNSRSSDDKETKK; this is encoded by the coding sequence ATGCGAATACCATTTTCCTTCTTCCCCGCTGTTTTGGTTGTATTGAGGGCGGGATTTGGTTTCGGGGAAGGAGTGGCGGCGCGCAGTTCGGAAGGCGGGGCTTTCCCTGTTCATATTCTGGAATGGCAGGCGCAGGAATTGTCTGTCGAGTGCCGACATGAGGCCGCAGTTCCGGAGGCGCTCGATCTGGCCACAGCCCTCAGCCTGGCGTTGCGCCATAATCCGTCACTTGCGGCCTGTTCGACGGAGATCCGTGCGCGTGAAGCCGCCGCTCTTCAGGCCGGCCTTCTCCCGAATCCTGAGCTGGAAGGAGAGATGGGAAATCTGGGTGGAAGCAATGAATTGCGGAGTTTAGAAGGTACCGAAATGACTGTTGGCATTTCTCAACGGGTGGAACCGGCCGGAAAGCGAAGAAAACGGCGCGTGGTTGCAGAGCATGAAAAACAACTCGCAGCATGGGACTATCAAATCAAAAAGCTTGATATCCTTGCAGCCACCGCCACGGCTTTTATTGAAGTCCTGGTAGCGCAGAAACAGGTGGCGCTCAATGATGAACTCTTTGATATTGCAAACAAGACAGCCTCGGCGGTTAGTGAAAAAGCGGCGGCGGGGAAAATCTCTCCCGTTGAAAAATCGCGGGCGCTGATAGAACTGGCTGCCGCCCGAACGGATGCCGCCGGGGCCGGCCGTGAATTGGAAGCCGCGAGGCGGCGTCTGGCAGGTTTCTGGGGTGCCGATCATGCGGCATTTTCCCATGTTGAAGGCGAATTGAATGGCCTCAGTACAGTACCTTCCGAAGATTCCCTTAAAGTATTACTTCCTCAAAATCCGGACCTTGCCCGCCGGCGTACCGCAATTGTACGAAGCAAGGCACGCTTTTCAAAGGCACGGACAGAGGCAGTCCCCGACCTGACCCTGCGTGCAGGATTCAAGCGTTCTCTTGAAACTCCGGACCAGACCTTTATGGTCGGTCTTTCTCTGCCGATACCGGTGTTCGATCGGAACAGGGGAGGCATAAAAGAAGCTCGGGCGCGAATGCAGAAAACGAAACTGGAGAAAGAAGCGGCGCAAATCGCGCTTTCCACCGCCCTTTCTGATGCCTGGCACCACCTCGCCGCCGCACATGCCGAAAATGTCAGCCTCCGTGAAGAGGTCCTTCCCGCGGCGATTACAACCTATGAATCCACCGAACTGGGGTACCGGGAAGGCAAGTTTGATTTTCTTCAGATGCTCGATGCGCAGCGAACGCTCTTTCTGATCAGGCAGCGATATCTGGATTCACTCGAAGAATGTCATCTTGCCGCAGTCGAGGTGGAACGTCTCACCGGTATGCCGGTAAATAATATTGTCAAAAAGAATAGCCGTTCCTCCGACGATAAGGAGACAAAAAAATGA